From Alienimonas californiensis, a single genomic window includes:
- a CDS encoding ATP-binding protein, with product MPRRPRGPSPPEPHEEPSAAPPPGLAAKLAELIAAAFPGVLVVGPEPEEVLRDLAGLCREKGWNLATWTADGGEDGPADPLAAVKALPASGDGETPSLLAMVHPQRYLNSPELLAAIRSALAAGKTRRTCLILVQPIGDLPPELGRDFAVLDCPLPSRAELEAVARGVATEAGELPDPLTPVLDAAAGLTRSEAENAFALSLVRHGRLDPGPLWELKAKQLSSGGPLSLSRGGPGFEALGGMEALKTFCGSVLRKIRPTAEAKGVLLLGPGGVGKSSFARALGREVERPTLTLDVGGLMGSLVGQTEHQTRQALATVEAMAPCVLFVDEVERALAGTSGGAPDSGVSSRLLGTLLSWLADRPPGVFVVCTANDASRLPPELTRSGRFDATFFLDLPGPEQRAGIWETYRERYGVAAGDATPADAGWTGAEIESCCRLSALLGVSLDEAATHVVPVSVSAAEPLAKLRRWASGRCLDAEAGGVFRPGDGDPSGDAPRRRTSRPAKQNYSLN from the coding sequence ATGCCGCGTCGACCGCGGGGCCCGTCCCCGCCCGAACCTCATGAAGAACCCTCCGCGGCCCCGCCCCCCGGACTGGCCGCGAAACTGGCCGAACTGATCGCCGCCGCCTTTCCCGGCGTGCTGGTCGTCGGTCCCGAACCGGAGGAGGTCCTCCGCGATCTCGCCGGTCTCTGCCGGGAGAAGGGTTGGAACCTCGCCACGTGGACCGCCGACGGCGGCGAGGACGGCCCCGCCGACCCGCTGGCCGCCGTGAAGGCCCTGCCGGCCTCCGGCGACGGCGAGACGCCTTCGCTGCTGGCGATGGTGCACCCGCAGCGGTACCTGAACAGCCCCGAGTTATTGGCCGCGATCCGGTCGGCCCTCGCCGCGGGGAAAACCCGCCGCACCTGTCTGATCCTCGTCCAGCCGATCGGCGATTTGCCGCCGGAACTGGGCCGGGACTTCGCCGTACTGGACTGCCCGCTGCCCTCACGGGCGGAACTGGAGGCCGTGGCGCGGGGCGTGGCGACGGAGGCGGGCGAACTGCCCGACCCGCTGACGCCCGTGCTGGACGCCGCGGCGGGGCTCACCCGTTCGGAGGCGGAGAACGCCTTCGCCCTGTCGCTGGTCCGCCACGGTCGGCTCGACCCCGGGCCACTGTGGGAACTGAAGGCCAAGCAGCTTTCCTCCGGAGGGCCGCTGTCCCTGTCCCGCGGCGGCCCCGGTTTCGAGGCCCTCGGCGGGATGGAGGCCCTGAAGACGTTCTGCGGCAGCGTGTTGAGGAAGATCAGGCCCACGGCCGAGGCGAAGGGCGTGCTGCTGCTGGGCCCCGGCGGGGTCGGCAAGAGCTCCTTCGCCCGGGCCCTCGGCCGTGAGGTGGAGCGCCCGACGCTCACGCTGGATGTGGGCGGGCTGATGGGTTCGCTGGTTGGCCAAACCGAGCACCAAACGCGCCAGGCGTTGGCGACGGTCGAGGCGATGGCACCCTGCGTGCTGTTCGTGGACGAGGTGGAACGGGCGCTGGCCGGCACCTCCGGCGGCGCCCCGGACTCCGGCGTGTCGTCCCGGCTGCTCGGCACGCTGCTCTCCTGGCTGGCGGACCGGCCGCCCGGCGTGTTCGTCGTCTGCACGGCGAATGACGCCAGCAGGCTCCCCCCGGAGTTGACCCGCTCCGGCCGATTCGATGCGACCTTTTTCCTCGATCTGCCCGGTCCTGAGCAGCGGGCGGGCATCTGGGAGACGTACCGCGAGCGCTACGGCGTCGCCGCGGGCGACGCCACGCCCGCCGACGCCGGCTGGACTGGGGCGGAGATCGAATCCTGCTGCCGGCTGAGCGCCCTACTGGGCGTGAGCCTTGACGAGGCGGCGACGCACGTGGTGCCGGTTTCCGTCTCCGCGGCCGAACCGCTGGCGAAGCTGCGGCGGTGGGCGAGCGGTCGGTGCCTGGACGCCGAGGCCGGCGGCGTCTTCCGCCCCGGCGACGGAGACCCCTCCGGCGACGCCCCACGCCGCCGGACCAGCCGGCCGGCGAAGCAGAACTACTCGCTGAACTGA
- a CDS encoding IS701 family transposase, with the protein MDVQSAEPGSDPDRLRGRELDAVAARIGPRFLRRDLRGRAGAYLRALALGGGGAGRGGVRALAAAAGEATPAGFRHLLDRARWDADALRDDLREYVVERLADPAGEATLIAGEVRFPKRGIKSAGATRRRSPTTGRVETCQTAVFLAYRTARGCALIDRALCLPEEWATDPARRVAVGAPDTRIYARIGVLAPADSSALARTMIRRALQAGVPCDRVAADEPCGRNLWNFASGRGLGHVVAVPRTQKLFAPDFATTTAEDHLETAEAGGGVGWESFPETSGDGRPVRWAALRYGRSSQVVGKPPKRHGLLVREDAEPGAETARRSYFLTRPPEDASLRTLVEAAGGLDAFRRTVAGARREAGLDAYEVRSGDGWHRHVTLSMLAHAALTVARVAPEAPPPDRVLR; encoded by the coding sequence ATGGATGTTCAATCTGCAGAGCCCGGTTCGGACCCGGACCGCCTCCGGGGCCGCGAGCTCGACGCCGTCGCCGCCCGAATCGGGCCGCGGTTTCTCCGCCGCGATCTGCGGGGTCGGGCGGGGGCGTACCTGCGGGCCCTGGCCCTCGGCGGGGGAGGCGCAGGGCGGGGCGGCGTGCGGGCGTTGGCCGCGGCGGCGGGCGAGGCGACGCCGGCGGGTTTTCGGCACCTGCTCGACCGGGCGCGGTGGGACGCCGACGCCCTCCGCGACGACCTGCGGGAGTACGTCGTGGAGCGGCTGGCCGATCCCGCCGGCGAGGCCACGCTGATCGCGGGGGAGGTCCGGTTCCCGAAGCGGGGGATCAAGTCGGCCGGGGCCACGCGGCGGCGGTCGCCGACGACCGGGCGGGTCGAAACCTGCCAGACCGCCGTGTTCCTGGCGTATCGCACGGCCCGCGGCTGCGCCCTGATCGACCGGGCCCTTTGCCTGCCGGAGGAGTGGGCGACGGACCCCGCCCGCCGCGTCGCGGTCGGGGCGCCGGACACACGGATCTACGCCCGGATCGGCGTCCTCGCCCCGGCGGACTCGTCGGCGCTCGCGCGGACGATGATTCGCCGGGCCCTGCAGGCCGGCGTGCCCTGCGACCGCGTCGCCGCGGACGAGCCCTGCGGCCGAAATCTCTGGAACTTCGCGAGCGGCCGGGGACTGGGCCACGTCGTCGCCGTGCCGAGGACGCAGAAGCTGTTCGCGCCGGACTTCGCGACGACCACGGCGGAAGACCACTTGGAGACGGCGGAGGCCGGCGGCGGCGTGGGCTGGGAATCGTTCCCGGAGACCTCAGGGGACGGCCGCCCCGTCCGCTGGGCGGCCTTGCGGTATGGCCGGTCTTCGCAGGTGGTCGGAAAGCCGCCGAAGCGGCACGGGCTGCTGGTCCGCGAGGACGCCGAGCCGGGGGCAGAGACCGCGAGGCGGTCCTACTTCCTGACCCGCCCGCCGGAGGACGCGTCGCTGCGGACGCTGGTCGAGGCCGCCGGGGGACTCGACGCGTTCCGGAGGACGGTGGCGGGAGCCCGGAGGGAGGCGGGGCTGGACGCCTACGAGGTCCGCAGTGGGGACGGCTGGCACCGCCACGTAACGCTGTCGATGCTCGCCCACGCCGCGCTGACAGTCGCCCGCGTCGCGCCCGAGGCCCCTCCGCCCGATCGCGTACTCCGGTGA
- a CDS encoding STAS domain-containing protein: MSQSGSSRLPALLARHEDELLADWVAEQTAPGAPGAKRVREAELREQCREFLRLVREAAQSEGAQRLKGTPWDKVRAMLNDLARSRGTQGASPSETATFIFSLKRPLFSKLRAELGGDAGAFAEATWTATEMLDELGLYTTEVHQQAREDVINRQQQEMLELSTPVVKLWDGILALPLIGTLDSARTQVAMESLLQALVDTGSSVAIVDITGVPTVDTLTAQHLLKTVTAARLMGADCLISGIRPQIAQTIVHLGLDLGQVTTKSTMADAFKLALKKTGASIDRPAGRS, translated from the coding sequence ATGAGCCAATCCGGTTCTAGTCGACTGCCGGCCCTGTTGGCCCGGCACGAAGACGAACTCCTTGCGGACTGGGTCGCGGAGCAAACCGCTCCCGGCGCGCCCGGTGCCAAGCGGGTCCGCGAGGCGGAACTGCGAGAGCAGTGCCGCGAGTTCTTGCGCCTGGTCCGCGAGGCCGCCCAGTCCGAGGGCGCGCAGAGGTTGAAGGGGACGCCGTGGGACAAGGTCCGGGCGATGCTGAACGACCTGGCCCGCTCCCGCGGCACGCAGGGCGCCAGCCCCTCGGAGACGGCGACCTTCATTTTCTCCCTGAAAAGGCCGCTGTTCTCGAAGCTGCGGGCGGAGTTGGGCGGCGACGCCGGGGCGTTCGCGGAGGCGACCTGGACCGCCACGGAAATGCTGGACGAACTGGGCCTCTACACCACCGAGGTCCACCAGCAGGCCCGGGAGGACGTGATCAACCGCCAGCAGCAGGAGATGTTGGAGCTGTCCACGCCGGTCGTGAAGCTGTGGGACGGCATCCTCGCCCTGCCGCTGATCGGGACGCTGGACAGCGCCCGCACCCAGGTGGCGATGGAGTCGCTGCTCCAGGCCCTGGTCGATACGGGGTCGAGCGTCGCCATCGTCGACATCACCGGCGTGCCGACGGTCGATACGCTCACGGCCCAGCACTTGCTCAAGACCGTCACGGCGGCCCGCCTGATGGGCGCGGATTGCCTGATCAGCGGCATTCGGCCGCAGATCGCCCAGACGATCGTGCACCTCGGGCTGGACCTCGGGCAGGTGACCACGAAATCCACCATGGCCGACGCCTTCAAGCTGGCCCTGAAGAAAACCGGGGCCTCCATCGACCGCCCCGCCGGCCGTTCCTGA
- a CDS encoding STAS domain-containing protein, with translation MDRIPILRMGPYLLVTVQVDMHDRLAMALQDDLTTQIDRTGASGVLIDISSLDMVDSFIGRMLSDIAAMGRVLDAETVVVGMRPAVAITLVELGLSLEGIRTALNVERGMEILRAGTDAARDADREFVDRDRDAD, from the coding sequence GTGGACCGCATCCCGATCCTCCGCATGGGGCCGTACCTGTTGGTCACGGTCCAGGTGGACATGCACGACCGGCTGGCGATGGCGTTGCAGGACGACCTCACCACGCAGATCGATCGCACCGGGGCGAGCGGCGTGCTGATCGACATTTCGTCCCTGGACATGGTGGATTCGTTCATCGGCCGCATGCTCTCGGACATTGCCGCGATGGGCCGCGTCCTGGACGCGGAGACCGTGGTCGTCGGCATGCGACCGGCCGTGGCGATCACGCTGGTCGAGTTGGGCCTGTCCCTGGAAGGAATTCGGACGGCGTTGAACGTCGAGCGCGGCATGGAGATCCTGCGAGCCGGCACGGACGCCGCCCGCGACGCTGACAGGGAGTTCGTCGATCGTGACCGTGACGCAGACTGA
- a CDS encoding anti-sigma regulatory factor, with amino-acid sequence MTVTQTDERAVQSQNDVVLIRQIVREWAREVGFGLVDQTKIITAASELARNAVLHGGGGVVRLESLEKGAPGGPVRRGLRLTFEDEGPGIPDVEQALTDGYTSGGGMGLGLGGSRRLVNEFEIQSTVGEGTRIIVTRWK; translated from the coding sequence GTGACCGTGACGCAGACTGACGAACGCGCCGTCCAGTCGCAGAACGACGTCGTCCTCATCCGCCAAATCGTGCGGGAGTGGGCGCGGGAGGTCGGTTTTGGACTCGTGGATCAGACGAAGATCATCACCGCCGCCAGCGAACTGGCCCGCAACGCGGTGCTGCACGGCGGCGGCGGGGTCGTGCGGCTGGAGTCGCTGGAGAAAGGCGCCCCCGGCGGACCGGTTCGCCGCGGCCTGCGGCTGACGTTCGAGGACGAGGGTCCCGGCATTCCGGACGTGGAGCAGGCCCTGACCGACGGCTACACTTCCGGCGGCGGCATGGGGTTGGGGCTCGGCGGATCGCGGCGGCTGGTCAACGAGTTCGAGATCCAGTCCACGGTGGGCGAAGGCACGCGGATCATCGTCACGAGATGGAAATGA
- a CDS encoding ATP-binding SpoIIE family protein phosphatase, with the protein MSRAFAIGDSSGPGEARRAAVALAGRLGFAETERGEIALIVTEAATNLTRHAGGGTLILRPFPPGGLHDAESGLEILVLDRGAGMPDVDRCRVDGYSTVGGAGKGLGAIARLADRLEIHSDPGRGTALLARVYLGPPPPASGAGAETVQVGAVHLPMPGETVCGDAWAVDERPDRRRLLVADGLGHGQFAAEASGEAVRVFRERADLPLEDLVHALHAALRGTRGAALAIAEQDLSRDAGPGEPGELRYVGVGNVSGQLFDPADGSGRSLLSHNGTVGAKLLRVQRVVLPWPAGGLLVMHSDGLATGWRLADHRGLVTRHPGLIAGLLYRDFVRGRDDATVVALRPHAGEPDR; encoded by the coding sequence GTGTCGCGCGCGTTCGCGATCGGCGACAGCAGCGGCCCCGGGGAGGCCCGGCGGGCGGCGGTGGCGCTGGCGGGGCGGCTGGGGTTTGCCGAGACCGAACGCGGCGAGATCGCCCTGATCGTGACCGAGGCCGCCACCAACCTCACCCGCCACGCGGGCGGCGGCACGCTGATCCTCCGCCCCTTCCCGCCCGGCGGACTGCACGACGCGGAGTCCGGTTTGGAGATCCTCGTCCTGGACCGGGGCGCCGGCATGCCGGACGTCGACCGTTGCCGCGTCGACGGCTACTCGACCGTCGGCGGCGCGGGGAAGGGACTCGGCGCGATCGCCCGGCTCGCCGATCGGTTGGAAATCCATTCCGACCCCGGACGGGGCACGGCGCTGTTGGCGCGGGTCTATCTCGGCCCGCCGCCGCCCGCCTCGGGCGCGGGGGCGGAGACCGTGCAGGTTGGGGCGGTGCACCTGCCGATGCCGGGCGAAACGGTGTGCGGCGACGCTTGGGCGGTGGACGAGCGGCCGGACCGCCGCCGCCTGCTGGTCGCCGACGGCCTCGGGCACGGGCAGTTCGCCGCGGAGGCCTCCGGCGAAGCGGTGCGGGTCTTCCGGGAGCGGGCCGACCTGCCGCTCGAAGACCTCGTCCACGCCCTGCACGCGGCCCTCCGCGGCACCCGCGGGGCGGCGTTGGCGATCGCGGAGCAGGATCTCTCCCGCGACGCCGGCCCCGGCGAGCCGGGGGAATTGCGGTACGTCGGCGTGGGCAACGTCAGTGGACAGCTGTTCGACCCCGCCGACGGGTCCGGTCGCAGCCTCCTCTCGCACAACGGCACGGTCGGGGCGAAGTTGCTTCGGGTTCAGCGGGTCGTCCTGCCCTGGCCGGCGGGCGGACTGTTGGTGATGCACTCCGACGGCCTCGCCACCGGCTGGAGGCTGGCGGACCATCGCGGCCTGGTGACGCGCCATCCGGGGCTGATCGCGGGTCTGCTGTACCGCGACTTCGTCCGCGGCCGGGACGACGCCACCGTCGTCGCCCTCCGCCCGCACGCCGGGGAGCCGGACCGGTGA
- a CDS encoding response regulator encodes MTDPLLTLPVARGEDVVLARQRAREVAALAGFEPQDQTRVATAVSEIARTALLNAGGGEIAFAIEPSAGGANDRPLLTARVRQTGPGRETLAGLLDGGGSGPVAARRLMDVFRIEPDGGTGAAVLMAKRLPRAAPPPTAARLAEIAAELARAAPADPLAELQRQNGELLDALAELRERQAELASLNAELEETNRGVVALYAELDEKAVFLKRASDLKSRFLSHMSHEFRSPLNSILSLVRILLDRGDGDLTDEQDKQVGFIRQSAEGLLALVNDLLDLATVEAGKTVVRPTQVVVEDLFGTLRGMFRPLLTRDAGGRSAVALHFDDPPALPALYTDEGKLAQILRNFLSNSLKFTDRGEVRVSAAAAPGDAVTFTVADTGAGIADVELERIFEEFAQIESPTQTRIRGTGLGLPLSRRLAELLGGTIAVRSAPAEGSAFSVTIPCVYRAADGGGTDAGGTAGARPRDPNRATVLVIEDDPATRYLYEKHLEGSGFEAVGAGTAAEARGALREFRPAAILLDIVLEAESGWALLEDLKREVVTRHIPVLVLTVVDDRQRAFTLGADDFRLKPIEREWLLARLTALAGPGRSGRALVIDDDDAARYVLRGLLEGAGWRVAEADRGEPGLRKAREDRPDVAFLDLVMPDLTGFQVLDRLRADEATRDLPVVICTSKELTAGERARLAESSSAILTKNPLSRDAALVRLREALEAAGVGGSRSAPPSTPHAAGGFSGVTAP; translated from the coding sequence GTGACCGACCCGTTGCTCACGCTCCCGGTGGCCCGGGGCGAAGACGTGGTGCTGGCCCGTCAGCGGGCGCGGGAGGTCGCCGCGTTGGCCGGGTTCGAGCCGCAGGATCAGACCCGCGTGGCCACCGCCGTCTCCGAGATCGCCCGCACCGCGCTGCTGAACGCGGGCGGCGGGGAGATCGCCTTCGCCATCGAGCCCTCCGCGGGGGGAGCGAACGATCGCCCGCTCCTGACGGCCCGCGTGCGGCAGACCGGGCCGGGCCGGGAGACGCTGGCGGGGCTGTTGGACGGCGGCGGGTCCGGCCCGGTCGCCGCCCGCCGATTGATGGACGTCTTCCGAATCGAACCGGACGGCGGGACCGGCGCCGCCGTCCTCATGGCGAAACGCCTGCCGCGCGCCGCCCCGCCGCCGACCGCCGCCCGTCTGGCGGAGATTGCCGCCGAACTGGCCCGTGCCGCCCCGGCCGACCCGCTCGCCGAGTTGCAGCGGCAGAACGGCGAACTGCTCGACGCCCTCGCCGAACTGCGGGAGCGACAGGCCGAGTTGGCCAGCCTGAACGCCGAACTGGAGGAGACGAACCGCGGCGTCGTCGCCCTGTACGCGGAACTGGACGAGAAGGCGGTCTTCCTGAAACGGGCGTCCGACCTCAAGAGCCGCTTCCTCTCCCACATGAGCCACGAGTTCCGCTCCCCGCTCAACTCGATCCTCAGCTTGGTCCGCATCCTGCTGGACCGCGGCGACGGCGACCTGACCGACGAGCAGGACAAGCAGGTCGGGTTCATCCGGCAGTCGGCTGAGGGATTGCTCGCGCTGGTCAACGACCTGCTCGATCTCGCTACGGTGGAGGCCGGCAAAACGGTCGTGCGACCGACGCAAGTCGTCGTGGAGGATCTGTTCGGTACGCTGCGGGGGATGTTCCGCCCGCTGCTGACCCGCGACGCCGGGGGGCGCTCCGCCGTCGCCCTGCACTTCGACGATCCGCCCGCCCTGCCCGCCCTGTACACCGACGAAGGCAAACTGGCCCAGATCTTGCGGAACTTCCTCTCCAACTCGCTGAAGTTCACCGACCGCGGCGAGGTCCGGGTCTCCGCGGCGGCGGCGCCGGGCGACGCCGTCACTTTCACCGTGGCGGACACCGGCGCGGGCATCGCCGACGTCGAACTGGAACGCATCTTCGAGGAGTTCGCCCAGATCGAGAGCCCCACCCAAACCCGGATCCGCGGGACCGGGCTGGGGCTGCCGCTCTCCCGCAGGCTGGCGGAACTGCTGGGCGGAACGATCGCCGTCCGCAGCGCGCCGGCGGAAGGATCGGCGTTCTCCGTCACGATCCCGTGCGTCTACCGCGCGGCGGACGGCGGCGGGACCGACGCCGGGGGAACCGCCGGCGCCCGCCCACGCGACCCGAACCGCGCCACCGTGCTGGTGATCGAGGACGACCCCGCCACGCGATACCTGTACGAGAAGCACCTGGAGGGGTCGGGGTTCGAGGCGGTCGGGGCGGGCACGGCGGCGGAGGCCCGCGGGGCGCTCCGGGAGTTCCGCCCCGCCGCGATTCTGCTGGACATCGTCTTGGAGGCCGAAAGCGGCTGGGCGCTGCTGGAAGACCTCAAGCGGGAGGTCGTCACGCGGCACATCCCCGTGCTGGTCCTCACCGTGGTGGACGACCGGCAGCGGGCGTTCACGCTGGGGGCCGACGACTTCCGTCTCAAACCGATCGAGCGGGAATGGCTGCTCGCACGCCTGACCGCCCTCGCCGGCCCCGGCCGGTCCGGGAGGGCGCTGGTGATCGACGACGACGACGCCGCCCGCTACGTGCTCCGCGGACTCCTGGAAGGCGCCGGCTGGCGCGTCGCCGAGGCCGACCGCGGCGAGCCGGGCCTGCGAAAGGCCCGCGAGGACCGGCCGGACGTGGCGTTCCTCGACCTCGTCATGCCGGACCTCACGGGATTCCAAGTGCTTGATCGCCTCCGCGCCGACGAGGCGACCCGCGACCTGCCGGTCGTCATCTGCACCTCGAAGGAACTGACCGCGGGGGAACGCGCGCGGCTGGCGGAGAGCTCTTCGGCGATCCTGACCAAAAATCCCCTGTCCCGCGACGCGGCCCTCGTCCGGCTCCGCGAAGCGCTCGAAGCGGCCGGGGTGGGCGGTTCGCGTTCGGCCCCGCCGTCGACGCCGCACGCCGCGGGCGGGTTCTCGGGGGTGACGGCGCCGTGA
- a CDS encoding hybrid sensor histidine kinase/response regulator, which produces MSDPTTDSLPASPGRSAMTDAPAAARLLVVDDDEPKRYTIVHTLRRAGYDVREAATGADALRLAGGGSTEPPPDGPPDLVVLDVQLPDFSGLEVCRRLKANPATARIPVLHLSTVYVESGDRTRGLEGGADGYLNQSAEPEEVLATVRALLRVRRAEEAARRAARGWRATFDAIRDGICLLDADGVIRRCNAALAPMLGRTGDELLGRPLSDVLPAAENEEAAGGEPVELRCGERWLRVVVDPIPGESDGVTDGTVCVVSDVTERHAMVAQLRERTDALTEEHLRKDEFLAMLAHELRNPLSPIKNAALLLGGLDGEGSEPEPSARREACEILGRQVDHLSRLVDDLLDVSRIVRGRIELRREPIDLRVCVHTAVEAVRPLIREQNHDLSLTLPDDPVWVNGDAVRLAQILSNLLTNAAKYMVPGGAVRVRAERETDGEGGGTVAVVVEDDGLGIAADVLPHVFVLFAQGETSIERARGGLGIGLTLVKRLATMHGGTVVADSPGPGRGSTFTLRLPTLAAGPADAEPRTTGATAAPAVEPGRSLKVLVVEDSRPAALMMTRLIERFWGHEVRVAADGAAGLAAAAAFGPDLVLCDIGLPGISGYEVAERLRADDATADVLLVALTGYGAVEDRRKSAAAGFDAHLVKPAGVEELKALFTHEKLAPT; this is translated from the coding sequence GTGAGCGACCCCACCACGGACTCTCTGCCCGCCAGCCCCGGCCGGTCCGCGATGACCGACGCCCCCGCGGCGGCGCGCCTCCTGGTCGTCGACGACGACGAGCCGAAGCGGTACACGATCGTCCATACGCTCCGCCGCGCCGGCTACGACGTCCGCGAGGCCGCGACCGGCGCCGACGCGCTGCGGCTGGCGGGGGGCGGGTCGACGGAGCCCCCCCCGGACGGCCCGCCGGACCTCGTCGTCCTCGATGTCCAACTGCCCGATTTCAGCGGGCTGGAGGTCTGCCGCCGGCTCAAAGCGAACCCGGCGACGGCCCGGATCCCGGTGCTGCACCTCTCGACGGTGTACGTCGAAAGCGGCGACCGCACCCGCGGGCTGGAGGGCGGGGCCGACGGCTACCTGAACCAGTCCGCCGAGCCGGAGGAGGTGCTCGCCACCGTCCGCGCCCTGCTGCGGGTGCGGCGGGCCGAAGAGGCCGCCCGCCGCGCCGCCCGCGGGTGGCGGGCGACGTTCGACGCCATCCGCGACGGCATCTGTCTGCTGGACGCCGACGGCGTGATCCGCCGCTGCAACGCCGCCCTGGCGCCGATGCTGGGGAGGACCGGGGACGAACTCCTCGGACGCCCGCTCTCCGACGTCCTGCCCGCCGCCGAAAACGAAGAGGCCGCCGGCGGCGAGCCGGTCGAGCTGCGCTGCGGGGAGCGCTGGCTACGGGTCGTGGTGGACCCGATCCCCGGCGAGTCGGACGGCGTGACGGACGGGACGGTGTGCGTCGTGTCCGATGTGACGGAGCGGCACGCGATGGTCGCCCAACTGCGGGAGCGGACCGACGCCCTCACCGAGGAGCACCTTCGCAAGGACGAGTTCCTGGCGATGCTGGCCCACGAACTCCGCAACCCTCTCAGCCCCATCAAGAACGCCGCCCTGCTGCTGGGCGGTTTGGACGGGGAAGGGAGCGAACCCGAACCGTCCGCCCGGCGAGAGGCGTGCGAGATTCTCGGCCGGCAGGTCGACCACCTCTCCCGGCTGGTGGACGATCTGTTGGACGTCTCCCGCATCGTCCGCGGCCGAATCGAACTCCGCCGCGAGCCGATCGACCTTCGCGTCTGCGTTCACACCGCCGTCGAGGCGGTCCGTCCGCTCATCCGAGAGCAAAACCACGACCTGTCCCTCACCTTGCCGGACGACCCGGTCTGGGTGAACGGGGACGCGGTCCGGCTGGCGCAGATCCTCTCGAACCTGCTCACCAACGCCGCGAAGTACATGGTTCCCGGCGGGGCCGTCCGCGTTCGGGCGGAGCGTGAGACGGACGGGGAGGGCGGCGGGACGGTGGCCGTCGTCGTGGAGGACGACGGACTGGGGATCGCCGCCGACGTGTTGCCGCACGTCTTCGTTCTGTTCGCGCAGGGGGAGACGAGCATCGAACGGGCGCGGGGCGGGTTGGGGATCGGGCTGACGCTGGTGAAGCGGCTGGCGACGATGCACGGCGGGACGGTCGTCGCAGACAGCCCCGGCCCCGGCCGCGGCAGCACGTTTACCCTGCGCCTGCCGACCCTCGCCGCGGGGCCGGCGGACGCGGAGCCGCGGACGACCGGGGCGACCGCAGCCCCCGCCGTCGAGCCCGGCCGGTCGCTGAAGGTGTTGGTGGTCGAAGACAGCCGCCCGGCGGCCCTCATGATGACCCGGCTGATCGAGCGGTTCTGGGGCCACGAGGTCCGTGTGGCCGCCGACGGCGCGGCGGGTTTGGCGGCGGCGGCGGCGTTCGGTCCGGACCTCGTGCTGTGCGACATCGGCCTGCCCGGCATCAGCGGCTACGAAGTCGCGGAGCGGCTGCGGGCGGACGACGCCACCGCCGACGTCCTGCTCGTCGCCCTCACCGGCTACGGCGCGGTGGAGGACCGCCGCAAGTCCGCCGCCGCCGGCTTCGACGCCCACCTCGTCAAGCCGGCCGGCGTGGAAGAACTCAAAGCCCTGTTCACCCACGAGAAACTCGCACCGACCTGA
- a CDS encoding acyltransferase, translated as MKATEPIDRRPSSGATCRTGAKRGVDLLAAAVTLPAWAAYRLSAAALGAERAFPGYAQAFALLPGLCGVTLRRAFFRQTLRACGRDVHVGFGALLTSPETTLGARCYVGPYCVLGAVDVGEDALLGSAVSVTNGGRQHGIDRLDMPVREQPGEWPRVAIGRDAWVGDRAVVMADVGEQAVIAAAAVVTGPVGPRQIMAGVPARAIGERGAVRDNRPPTPATAASSVGGGD; from the coding sequence ATGAAGGCGACCGAACCGATCGATCGGCGGCCGTCCTCCGGGGCGACGTGCCGCACGGGGGCGAAGCGGGGGGTCGATCTGCTCGCGGCGGCGGTCACGCTGCCGGCGTGGGCGGCGTACCGACTGTCCGCCGCGGCCCTCGGGGCCGAACGGGCGTTCCCGGGCTACGCCCAGGCCTTCGCCCTCCTGCCCGGGCTGTGCGGCGTCACCCTGCGGCGGGCGTTCTTCCGGCAGACCCTGCGGGCCTGCGGGCGGGACGTGCACGTCGGGTTCGGGGCGCTGCTGACCTCGCCCGAGACGACGCTGGGCGCGCGGTGCTACGTCGGCCCGTACTGCGTGCTGGGGGCCGTGGACGTGGGCGAGGACGCGCTGCTGGGGTCGGCGGTGTCGGTGACGAACGGCGGCCGTCAGCACGGGATCGACCGGCTGGACATGCCCGTCCGCGAGCAGCCGGGCGAGTGGCCGCGGGTCGCGATTGGACGGGACGCGTGGGTCGGCGACCGGGCAGTGGTCATGGCGGACGTCGGCGAGCAGGCCGTGATCGCCGCGGCCGCGGTGGTCACCGGTCCGGTCGGCCCCCGCCAGATCATGGCCGGCGTGCCGGCCCGGGCGATCGGGGAACGGGGCGCCGTGCGTGACAACCGCCCCCCGACGCCCGCGACCGCCGCCTCGTCCGTCGGCGGGGGAGACTGA